The following proteins are co-located in the Mesorhizobium sp. M1E.F.Ca.ET.045.02.1.1 genome:
- a CDS encoding FAD-binding oxidoreductase, whose amino-acid sequence MSEAYDFIVIGAGISGSATAYQLARQGHKVVIIDRFAPAAMASGWTLAGVRQSGRHPAELPLAKAAVELWATLDEELGASTQYTRKGNVRLARNEEEYAQIRRMVEEQSADGLDLSFLSDNAALRTIAPALSPAVLGASFCPSDGHADPHATVAAFVAAAERAGAVFRNHERVRAIRVKGDRVTGVVTDKNNYSAPRVILAAGLFGSELLVPLGIDVPIDARMVTVIRSVPVERVLDQVIGVATGNWAGRQEVNGRFRVTSGGQAWHKRMDVKDGVRDPRPTIHPPMATLGEVVAEMERLLPGTTMHSVEEIWAGLIDMTPDALPVIDTAPEIEGLVIGMGFSGHGFCLGPITGQILCALALADKPGFDLSAFAATRFNTRSNPPQEAMTLHG is encoded by the coding sequence ATGAGCGAGGCTTATGATTTCATCGTCATCGGTGCCGGCATCAGCGGCAGCGCCACGGCCTATCAACTGGCACGGCAAGGACACAAGGTGGTCATCATCGACCGTTTCGCGCCGGCGGCCATGGCGTCGGGCTGGACGCTCGCCGGCGTGCGGCAGTCCGGCCGTCATCCAGCCGAGCTGCCGCTCGCCAAGGCGGCGGTGGAACTCTGGGCAACGCTCGACGAGGAACTCGGCGCTTCCACGCAGTATACGCGCAAGGGAAACGTGCGGCTGGCGCGCAACGAAGAGGAATACGCGCAAATCAGGCGCATGGTCGAGGAGCAGAGCGCCGACGGGCTGGATCTGTCGTTCCTGTCGGACAACGCCGCCCTTCGAACGATCGCGCCAGCCCTCTCGCCGGCAGTACTTGGCGCATCCTTCTGCCCGTCAGACGGGCACGCGGATCCGCATGCCACGGTCGCCGCCTTCGTCGCCGCCGCCGAACGGGCGGGCGCGGTCTTCCGTAACCATGAACGCGTGAGAGCCATTCGCGTAAAAGGCGACCGCGTCACGGGTGTAGTCACGGACAAGAACAACTATTCGGCCCCGCGCGTTATCCTTGCCGCCGGCCTGTTCGGATCCGAATTGCTTGTTCCGCTCGGGATCGACGTTCCCATCGACGCGCGCATGGTAACGGTCATCCGTTCCGTTCCGGTTGAACGGGTGCTCGATCAAGTCATCGGCGTCGCCACCGGCAACTGGGCCGGACGGCAGGAAGTGAACGGCCGCTTTCGGGTCACCAGCGGCGGTCAGGCGTGGCACAAGAGGATGGATGTAAAGGACGGTGTACGCGACCCGCGCCCCACCATCCATCCGCCTATGGCCACGCTCGGCGAGGTTGTCGCTGAGATGGAGCGTCTGCTGCCGGGCACGACCATGCATTCCGTGGAGGAGATCTGGGCCGGGCTGATCGACATGACGCCCGATGCTCTGCCGGTCATCGACACGGCTCCCGAAATCGAGGGGCTGGTCATCGGAATGGGCTTTTCCGGGCACGGTTTCTGCCTCGGGCCGATCACCGGCCAGATCCTTTGTGCGCTGGCGCTCGCAGACAAGCCAGGCTTCGATCTCTCGGCGTTTGCAGCGACCCGCTTCAACACACGCTCGAACCCGCCACAGGAGGCGATGACGCTGCATGGCTGA
- a CDS encoding ABC transporter permease: MIAFALKRLGFAAITLFLVLTCVFILVRVIPGDPAQVIVGEQASQSAIDAVRVKLGLDQPILVQYVRFIGQILAGNLGESMITHRPVTEEIAVVLPYTAELTVASLVLGLILGVPAGVLASVWRNRFPDYLMRLVSLIGLSAPAFVTAIVLMIAFAIRLRWFPVISAGGGSNFVDHLRNMALPTLSLALIMMAYITRVTRSAMLEVLNQDFVRTARAKGAPRMVVIWRHALGNCLIPITTVVGLYLGILIGNSVLTEIVFNRPGLGKLILNALTQRDYTLLQGLIVIYTLLVVLVNLLTDLTYGFLDPRVQYK; this comes from the coding sequence ATGATCGCCTTCGCGCTCAAACGGCTGGGCTTCGCGGCCATCACGCTCTTTCTCGTGCTGACCTGCGTATTCATCCTGGTGCGCGTCATACCCGGCGACCCGGCGCAGGTGATCGTCGGCGAACAGGCCAGCCAGTCAGCGATCGACGCGGTCCGCGTCAAATTGGGGCTCGATCAGCCCATCCTCGTCCAATACGTGCGGTTCATCGGGCAGATCCTTGCAGGTAACCTCGGTGAGTCGATGATCACGCATCGGCCGGTGACCGAGGAGATCGCCGTCGTCCTGCCCTACACCGCTGAATTGACAGTCGCCTCGCTGGTCCTGGGCCTGATCCTCGGGGTACCGGCTGGCGTTCTGGCATCGGTATGGCGCAACCGCTTTCCCGACTATCTCATGCGTTTGGTGTCGTTGATCGGCCTGTCGGCGCCTGCCTTCGTGACGGCCATCGTGCTGATGATCGCCTTCGCCATTCGCTTGCGCTGGTTCCCGGTTATCAGTGCGGGCGGCGGCTCCAATTTCGTCGACCACTTGCGAAACATGGCGCTGCCTACGCTGTCGCTGGCGCTCATCATGATGGCCTACATCACACGGGTCACGCGCTCGGCCATGCTCGAAGTGCTCAACCAGGACTTTGTCCGCACAGCTCGCGCCAAAGGCGCGCCGCGCATGGTGGTCATATGGCGCCACGCCCTCGGCAACTGCCTGATCCCGATCACCACCGTGGTGGGCCTCTATCTCGGCATCCTCATCGGCAATTCCGTTCTGACCGAAATCGTCTTCAACCGACCCGGCCTCGGCAAGCTGATCCTGAACGCGCTCACCCAACGCGACTACACGCTGCTGCAGGGCCTGATCGTCATCTACACGCTGCTCGTGGTCCTGGTGAACCTGCTCACGGACCTGACCTACGGCTTCCTCGATCCGCGGGTGCAGTACAAATGA
- a CDS encoding ABC transporter ATP-binding protein gives MVVENLTVAFGSSRAVNPMSYAIHAGRTLAVVGESGSGKSVSALAMMGLLPPTAKVSGRILFEGQDLLQAPESRMQRIRGGRISMIFQEPMTSLNPVQRVGDQIAEAVRYHRGLKGADAKHEVLRLMERVGILDAERRMRAYPHTFSGGMRQRVMIAMALASNPALLIADEPTTALDVTIQAQILELIQEIQRETGVAVVFITHDMGVVAEIADEVLVMRNGDLVERGAVLDIFDRSRAEYTQSLIAAVPQLAAGGSGKLNPLPAPTDREVLRLSGLTVRFPIRSGLLARRSGVVHAVEDVSLAISSGETLGLVGESGSGKSTIGRAIINLEEIHSGQVLLAGQAIDYRSQRGLLALRREVQMIFQDPYGSLDSRQTVGDAIMEPMIFHELARPEQARERMKGLLERVGLSPRHAERLPHEFSGGQRQRICIARALAMEPRLIIADEAVSALDVTVKAQIIELMIGLQEEFGLSYLFISHDIAVIERTCHRVAVMHFGEIVEVGPREAVIGHPAHSYTRRLLSAVPVAHPSKRGLRKRLLDDGKKASPVRSLGYEPPKASWRTLGEGHLVREEEQ, from the coding sequence ATGGTCGTGGAAAACCTCACCGTCGCCTTCGGTTCCAGCCGGGCCGTCAATCCGATGTCCTACGCCATCCATGCCGGCCGTACGCTGGCGGTGGTTGGCGAATCCGGATCGGGAAAGAGCGTCTCTGCGCTCGCAATGATGGGGCTGCTGCCGCCGACCGCGAAGGTTTCGGGAAGGATACTATTCGAAGGCCAGGACCTTCTGCAGGCGCCCGAGAGCAGGATGCAGCGCATCCGGGGCGGCCGCATCTCGATGATCTTCCAGGAGCCGATGACCAGCCTCAACCCTGTGCAACGGGTCGGCGATCAGATCGCCGAGGCGGTCCGCTATCATCGCGGCCTTAAGGGCGCGGACGCAAAGCACGAGGTGTTGCGCCTGATGGAGCGGGTGGGCATCCTGGATGCCGAACGGCGCATGAGGGCCTATCCGCACACCTTCTCCGGCGGCATGCGCCAACGCGTCATGATCGCGATGGCGCTGGCCTCGAACCCCGCGCTTCTCATCGCCGACGAGCCGACGACCGCGCTCGACGTCACGATCCAGGCGCAGATCCTCGAACTCATCCAGGAGATACAGCGCGAAACCGGGGTCGCTGTCGTGTTTATCACACATGACATGGGCGTGGTCGCCGAAATCGCCGACGAAGTCCTCGTGATGCGCAACGGGGACCTCGTTGAACGTGGCGCGGTGCTCGACATCTTCGACCGCTCGCGGGCCGAGTACACGCAAAGCCTTATCGCGGCGGTCCCGCAACTGGCAGCCGGCGGCAGCGGCAAGCTCAATCCCCTGCCGGCGCCGACGGACAGGGAGGTGCTGCGCCTGAGCGGGCTTACGGTACGCTTCCCGATCCGCAGCGGATTGCTTGCCCGCCGCTCCGGGGTCGTGCACGCGGTCGAAGACGTGTCGCTGGCGATCTCGTCGGGCGAGACGCTCGGCCTCGTTGGCGAATCCGGCTCCGGTAAGTCGACCATCGGCCGCGCGATCATCAACCTCGAGGAGATCCATTCCGGGCAGGTGCTGCTTGCCGGCCAGGCCATCGACTATCGCTCTCAAAGGGGGCTCCTGGCGCTGCGCCGCGAGGTCCAGATGATCTTCCAGGATCCCTACGGCTCGCTCGACAGTCGGCAGACGGTGGGTGACGCGATCATGGAGCCGATGATCTTCCACGAGCTCGCCCGGCCCGAACAAGCGCGCGAGCGCATGAAGGGACTGCTGGAGCGGGTCGGATTGAGCCCCCGGCACGCAGAGCGCCTGCCACACGAATTCTCGGGCGGCCAACGCCAGCGCATCTGCATCGCGCGCGCCCTGGCCATGGAGCCGCGGCTGATCATCGCGGACGAGGCCGTCTCTGCCCTGGACGTCACCGTCAAGGCGCAGATCATCGAGCTGATGATCGGGCTGCAGGAGGAGTTCGGCCTTTCCTATCTGTTCATCAGTCATGACATCGCAGTGATCGAGCGCACCTGCCATCGCGTCGCGGTCATGCATTTCGGTGAAATCGTCGAGGTCGGCCCGCGCGAAGCCGTGATCGGCCATCCCGCCCACAGCTATACGCGACGGCTGCTTTCAGCCGTGCCGGTGGCGCATCCATCGAAGCGCGGGTTGCGCAAGCGCCTGTTGGACGACGGCAAGAAAGCCTCGCCCGTGCGCTCGCTTGGTTATGAACCCCCCAAAGCCAGCTGGCGCACGCTCGGCGAGGGGCATCTGGTGCGGGAGGAGGAGCAATGA
- a CDS encoding ABC transporter substrate-binding protein, which yields MKLKTALFSSLLALSSATFMATSALAEPSTNLNLGSLGADVSQLDPDYAANTTDRTVVAWIFNALVRFQPGSTDPSTIEPDLAESWQSSPDKLVWTFHLRHGVKWQKGYGEMTADDVVYSLKKASDKNTSAYAPDYAAVKSIEAVDPYTVTITLDHQIPSLLGLITNYSGGFIMPKKAVEEKGANFTRDPVGSGPFQVDKISPGQSITFKANEDYFRGAPQIKTVTLRFLPESASRDLAFRSGEIDAAAGVQNKNWLNRMKAEPNIKLDVFAPAEEAQLHLNVTKAPLDKLEVRQALSLAINQDQMVQFQGEHFTQPGQSAVPSNNLGFTKDSGVLGYDPEKAKALLKQAGLPDGFTIPMINSQDTQLANLGQLVQAQLAAIGVKVDIKPVEHATYHQLIRKDASPMVIYSAARFPVADVYLTQFFYGPSAIGQPTAVTNFSHCDVADAEIKAAKTETDSDKQVKLWQEAQKKLMTNVCSIPLVETRLIWVRKDSLDWGYDLKGSMSLGPLLTEKTHFTN from the coding sequence ATGAAACTGAAAACCGCCTTGTTCTCGAGCCTGCTGGCACTGTCGAGCGCCACCTTCATGGCGACATCCGCTCTCGCAGAACCTTCGACCAATCTCAATCTTGGCTCGCTGGGAGCCGATGTCTCGCAACTCGACCCGGACTATGCGGCCAACACGACCGACCGAACCGTGGTCGCGTGGATCTTCAACGCTCTGGTGCGCTTCCAGCCGGGATCGACCGATCCGTCGACGATCGAACCCGATCTTGCCGAGAGCTGGCAAAGTTCGCCGGACAAGCTGGTTTGGACCTTCCATCTGCGCCATGGCGTCAAGTGGCAGAAGGGCTACGGCGAGATGACGGCGGACGACGTCGTCTATTCGCTGAAGAAGGCGTCCGATAAGAATACGTCGGCCTATGCGCCCGACTATGCCGCGGTCAAGTCGATCGAGGCTGTAGACCCCTACACGGTCACGATAACGCTCGACCACCAGATCCCGAGCCTCCTCGGCCTTATCACCAATTACTCGGGTGGATTCATCATGCCGAAAAAGGCGGTCGAGGAAAAAGGCGCCAATTTCACGCGCGACCCGGTCGGGTCGGGTCCCTTCCAGGTCGACAAGATCAGCCCCGGCCAATCGATCACGTTCAAGGCCAATGAGGACTACTTCCGCGGAGCGCCGCAGATCAAGACGGTGACCCTGCGCTTCCTGCCGGAATCGGCTTCGCGCGATCTCGCCTTTCGTTCAGGCGAAATCGACGCGGCCGCCGGTGTCCAGAACAAGAACTGGCTGAACCGCATGAAGGCCGAGCCCAATATCAAGCTCGATGTCTTCGCTCCGGCCGAGGAAGCGCAATTGCACCTGAACGTGACGAAGGCGCCCCTCGACAAGCTGGAGGTGCGCCAGGCGCTATCGCTGGCCATCAACCAGGACCAGATGGTGCAGTTCCAGGGCGAGCATTTCACGCAGCCGGGACAATCGGCCGTGCCATCCAACAATCTGGGCTTCACCAAGGACAGCGGCGTTCTCGGCTATGACCCCGAAAAGGCCAAGGCGCTTCTCAAGCAGGCGGGCCTTCCTGATGGATTCACCATCCCGATGATCAACAGCCAGGACACCCAGCTCGCCAATCTCGGCCAGCTCGTCCAGGCGCAGCTGGCCGCGATTGGAGTCAAGGTCGACATCAAGCCGGTGGAGCACGCAACCTACCACCAATTGATCCGAAAGGACGCGAGCCCCATGGTCATCTACAGCGCCGCGAGGTTCCCGGTCGCCGACGTCTACCTGACGCAATTCTTCTACGGGCCATCCGCGATCGGCCAGCCGACGGCGGTGACGAATTTCAGCCACTGCGACGTCGCCGATGCCGAGATCAAGGCGGCAAAGACCGAGACCGACTCCGACAAGCAGGTCAAGCTCTGGCAGGAAGCGCAAAAGAAGCTGATGACCAATGTCTGCTCGATCCCGCTGGTGGAAACCCGGCTGATCTGGGTCCGTAAGGATAGCTTGGACTGGGGCTACGATCTCAAAGGCTCCATGTCGCTCGGGCCGCTGCTGACGGAAAAGACCCACTTCACCAACTAG
- a CDS encoding ABC transporter permease, with protein sequence MSASTSSPARRRAIRLPRWINGPVVVGGLMLLTLVLAAIAAPLFAPYDPVKQDILAQLAPPSHDHFLGADYFGRDILSRLIYGARYSLTIGILSIVIAVIVGSLIGMVAGNFGGKTDIVLMQAMDVVLAFPSLILGLTLVAMLGATMTNIIIAIAFTAIPAFARIARGAVISLRDREFVQASRALGLSNRWILFRHILPNILPEILVMASLWMATAVRTEASLAFIGLGIAPPAPTWGGMVREGFDNILNSIHLALWPSVAILILVLAFNLIGDGLRDAIDPRLRMAQEENAE encoded by the coding sequence ATGAGCGCCTCGACCTCATCGCCGGCGCGTCGCCGCGCCATCCGCTTGCCGCGCTGGATCAACGGTCCCGTCGTCGTCGGCGGACTGATGCTGCTCACGCTCGTCCTTGCCGCGATCGCGGCACCGCTTTTTGCGCCGTACGATCCGGTCAAGCAAGACATCCTGGCCCAGCTCGCTCCCCCGAGCCACGACCATTTCCTGGGTGCCGACTATTTCGGCCGGGACATCCTGTCCCGCCTCATCTACGGCGCCCGCTATTCGCTGACGATCGGAATCCTCTCTATCGTCATCGCGGTGATCGTCGGAAGCCTGATCGGTATGGTCGCGGGCAATTTCGGCGGCAAGACGGACATCGTCCTCATGCAGGCGATGGATGTCGTGCTTGCTTTCCCTTCGCTTATCCTTGGCCTCACGCTGGTCGCCATGCTCGGGGCGACGATGACCAACATCATCATCGCCATCGCCTTCACGGCCATTCCGGCGTTCGCGCGAATCGCCCGCGGCGCCGTGATCTCACTTCGCGACCGCGAGTTCGTGCAGGCATCGAGAGCGCTCGGCCTGTCGAACCGCTGGATCCTGTTCCGGCATATCCTGCCGAACATCCTTCCCGAAATCCTCGTCATGGCATCGCTTTGGATGGCGACGGCCGTACGAACGGAGGCATCGCTCGCCTTCATCGGCCTCGGCATCGCGCCGCCGGCGCCGACCTGGGGCGGGATGGTGCGCGAGGGTTTCGACAATATCTTGAACTCCATCCATCTGGCGCTCTGGCCGTCGGTCGCCATCCTCATCCTGGTGCTCGCCTTCAACCTCATCGGCGACGGCCTGCGCGATGCGATCGATCCGCGTCTGCGGATGGCGCAGGAGGAGAATGCGGAATGA
- a CDS encoding SDR family NAD(P)-dependent oxidoreductase, which produces MADASSPAPVVLLSGANRGIGAAIVNELLPHGYRLSLGARDTASLAAAFGPEMENMLHAHCDALEPKSAKAWVAATVEKFGRIDVLINNAGSNEKVSLLEEDEEALDRLWAINVKAPLRLTRLCVPYLERTGHGRIVNIASMSGKRVRNPFVGYNMTKFAVMGLTHTTRHVTWDMGIRATAICPSFVRTDMTRESTKIARDDMIAPQTLARIVRNTIELPNNAATAEVLVNCRLEDML; this is translated from the coding sequence ATGGCCGACGCTTCCAGCCCGGCGCCAGTCGTTCTGCTATCAGGTGCAAATCGCGGCATAGGCGCCGCCATTGTCAACGAACTCTTGCCGCACGGCTACCGACTCAGCCTCGGCGCACGCGACACCGCCTCCCTGGCAGCCGCATTCGGGCCGGAGATGGAAAACATGCTCCACGCGCATTGCGACGCTTTGGAGCCTAAAAGCGCGAAAGCATGGGTCGCGGCCACAGTCGAGAAATTCGGGCGCATCGACGTCCTGATCAACAATGCAGGCAGCAACGAAAAGGTCAGCCTGCTCGAAGAAGACGAAGAGGCGCTCGACCGTCTGTGGGCGATCAACGTCAAGGCGCCGCTGCGCCTGACAAGGCTTTGCGTCCCGTATCTCGAAAGGACGGGACACGGACGCATCGTCAACATCGCTTCGATGTCCGGAAAGAGGGTGCGCAACCCTTTCGTCGGCTACAACATGACGAAGTTCGCGGTGATGGGACTTACCCATACGACACGTCACGTCACTTGGGACATGGGTATTCGCGCGACCGCGATCTGCCCGAGCTTCGTGCGCACCGACATGACGAGGGAAAGCACGAAAATCGCTCGCGACGACATGATTGCGCCGCAGACGTTGGCCCGGATCGTGCGCAACACGATCGAGCTTCCCAACAACGCGGCAACGGCCGAAGTACTCGTCAACTGCCGGCTTGAAGACATGCTGTGA
- a CDS encoding FAD-binding oxidoreductase, with amino-acid sequence MPIPSLDRVEAADAVPASTDVVIIGGGIAGVTAAFFLAEKGIRTVVCEKGRFAGEQSSRNWGWVRQMGRDRAELPLAIESLRLWRQLEPRWGIDAGFRQTGIVYAFRAGEDEEGLANWVESAEQHQLPIRRLDRTAIQRLLPGIAPDFHVAYHTADDGRAEPSKAVSAIAKAARERGAVLVADCAVRSIERKAGRVSAVITEKGETACSAAIVAGGVWSRLFLGNLGVTFPQLKLLGTAMRIETAAELPQMPVGGSDFAFRKRIDGGYTVSRRNASLVPIVPDSFRLFTQFLPTLKTSWRELRLRVGKQFFTELAMPRHWSADAITPFERFRILDPAPRPALNRAGLENTIRAFPAFGDARITHQWAGFIDAMPDGIPVIAPVPLVPGLFISSGYSGHGFGIGPGAGRLMADIVAGDNPLVDPAPFGLERFGMRNRA; translated from the coding sequence ATTCCCATCCCCTCTCTTGATCGTGTCGAAGCGGCGGATGCCGTTCCCGCCTCGACGGACGTCGTCATCATCGGCGGCGGCATAGCCGGCGTGACCGCCGCCTTCTTCCTTGCCGAAAAAGGTATCCGGACCGTCGTCTGCGAAAAGGGACGCTTTGCCGGCGAACAGTCCTCGCGCAATTGGGGCTGGGTGCGCCAGATGGGACGTGACCGGGCAGAGCTTCCGCTTGCGATCGAAAGCCTCAGGCTATGGCGGCAGTTGGAGCCCCGCTGGGGCATTGATGCCGGCTTCCGGCAGACGGGCATTGTCTATGCCTTCCGTGCCGGCGAGGACGAGGAGGGGCTCGCGAACTGGGTCGAGTCCGCCGAGCAGCATCAGCTTCCGATCCGCAGGCTCGATCGAACGGCCATACAGCGTCTTTTGCCTGGCATCGCCCCTGACTTCCATGTCGCCTACCACACGGCCGACGACGGTCGCGCGGAGCCATCGAAAGCGGTCTCGGCGATTGCGAAGGCCGCGCGGGAGCGGGGCGCGGTGCTTGTCGCCGATTGCGCCGTCAGGAGCATCGAAAGGAAGGCTGGAAGGGTATCGGCGGTGATCACCGAGAAGGGCGAGACAGCCTGCTCCGCCGCGATCGTCGCCGGCGGGGTATGGTCCCGCCTCTTCCTCGGCAATCTCGGCGTCACCTTCCCGCAACTCAAGCTGCTCGGCACTGCGATGCGGATCGAGACCGCGGCCGAGCTACCGCAAATGCCGGTCGGTGGGAGCGACTTCGCGTTCCGCAAACGGATCGACGGCGGTTACACCGTGTCGCGCAGGAATGCCAGCCTTGTGCCGATCGTGCCGGACAGCTTCCGCTTGTTCACGCAATTTCTGCCGACGCTGAAGACGAGCTGGCGGGAATTGCGCCTGCGCGTGGGAAAGCAGTTCTTCACCGAACTTGCGATGCCGAGGCACTGGTCGGCTGATGCCATCACGCCGTTCGAGCGCTTCCGGATCCTCGACCCGGCGCCAAGGCCGGCGCTGAACCGGGCCGGGCTGGAAAATACCATCCGGGCGTTCCCCGCCTTCGGCGACGCCAGGATCACCCACCAGTGGGCGGGCTTCATCGATGCGATGCCGGACGGCATTCCCGTCATCGCGCCGGTTCCCTTGGTCCCGGGACTTTTCATCTCATCCGGCTATTCGGGACATGGCTTCGGCATCGGACCGGGAGCGGGGCGCCTGATGGCAGACATCGTCGCCGGCGACAATCCACTCGTCGACCCGGCTCCTTTCGGCCTTGAAAGATTTGGAATGCGCAACCGCGCCTAA
- a CDS encoding MmgE/PrpD family protein, whose amino-acid sequence MSSRATEYVTMTLGRFAAEIPSNRLPSEVRSRATLMILDALASAAGGVETALAVSAREAAASLFAGKAASAWYAGKSLSRVGAAYSNAAATSALDIDDGHRGAAGHAGGAVVPAALAMAEDQDFTGEEILDAVAIGYDVALRIAASRKAERIDHYNSGTWAAYGAAASAGRLLRLDAARMAQALAIAGAEAPVSLPTGASMRMGSTVKEGLAWAAVTGLAAAERARAGSTGPDDLLDRGDVYDAEAMVADLGRRWEIMQTYLKPYACCRYIHSAIDAIAEMRRPGAEVRALTVEIFPAGLNLQNQPTPHSLEAAQYSYPFCCALAALQGPDAFRPMRPSALFDQRVLELAGRIDLRVATDFADAFPARTPARVTLDQGAGPGTLTVHHPRGDVANPMSREEIEDKFRVLAEGILPAAAIANVIAAVDGLARDGAMPLYAALSRRTSLNPPELAIAN is encoded by the coding sequence ATGAGTTCGCGAGCAACCGAATACGTGACGATGACGCTCGGCCGCTTCGCTGCTGAGATCCCCTCGAACCGGTTGCCGTCCGAAGTTCGAAGTCGTGCCACCCTCATGATCCTGGACGCCTTGGCGTCCGCCGCGGGCGGCGTCGAGACGGCGCTCGCGGTGTCGGCTCGTGAGGCCGCCGCCTCGCTCTTTGCAGGCAAGGCAGCCAGTGCCTGGTATGCGGGAAAATCCTTGTCACGGGTCGGTGCCGCCTATTCCAATGCCGCGGCGACCAGCGCCCTCGACATCGATGACGGCCACAGAGGCGCCGCTGGCCATGCCGGCGGCGCGGTCGTCCCCGCCGCGCTGGCCATGGCCGAGGACCAGGATTTCACAGGCGAGGAAATCCTCGATGCCGTGGCCATCGGCTACGACGTGGCGTTGCGGATCGCCGCCAGCCGCAAAGCCGAGCGCATCGATCACTACAACAGCGGAACATGGGCCGCCTACGGCGCCGCCGCCTCGGCCGGACGGCTCCTTCGCCTCGATGCGGCCAGGATGGCGCAGGCTTTGGCGATCGCCGGCGCGGAGGCTCCCGTCAGCCTGCCGACCGGCGCATCCATGCGCATGGGTAGTACCGTCAAGGAAGGCCTCGCCTGGGCGGCGGTGACCGGCCTCGCCGCTGCCGAAAGGGCACGGGCCGGCTCCACCGGTCCCGACGATCTCCTCGATCGCGGCGATGTCTACGATGCCGAAGCGATGGTGGCGGATCTCGGACGGAGGTGGGAGATCATGCAGACCTACCTGAAGCCCTATGCCTGCTGCCGCTATATTCACTCTGCGATCGATGCCATCGCGGAAATGCGCCGTCCGGGCGCTGAGGTTCGCGCCCTGACGGTCGAAATATTTCCCGCCGGGCTGAATCTGCAGAATCAGCCCACGCCGCATAGTCTAGAGGCGGCGCAATATTCCTATCCGTTCTGCTGCGCGCTGGCCGCGCTGCAGGGGCCTGACGCGTTCCGGCCGATGCGCCCGTCCGCCCTTTTCGACCAGCGCGTGCTGGAGCTGGCGGGCAGGATTGACCTGCGCGTCGCGACGGATTTCGCTGACGCCTTCCCCGCGCGCACGCCGGCGCGGGTGACGCTGGACCAGGGCGCGGGACCAGGCACGCTCACCGTCCATCATCCACGTGGCGACGTGGCCAATCCCATGTCGCGCGAAGAGATCGAAGACAAGTTCCGCGTCCTTGCGGAAGGAATCCTGCCGGCGGCGGCGATCGCGAACGTGATCGCCGCCGTCGACGGGCTGGCGCGCGATGGAGCTATGCCGCTTTACGCAGCACTGTCCCGTCGAACGTCGCTCAACCCGCCCGAACTGGCGATAGCAAACTGA